From Candidatus Hydrogenedentota bacterium:
TGGGTCTCCGCGCTGAAATTCGCAAATACGAGAGACGTGTGGTTCTCGTGGACGCGGAAGTAGGCGAAGACCCTGTCGTTGCCGGGGTCGAAGATGTCGGTGTCGGCGCGGGTGAACGCGGGGTTCTGGTGGCGCAGGGTGATTAGGCGCGCAATGCCGTTGTACACCCGCCCGGGGATGCTCTCGATATCCCAGCGGCTTTCCGCCTTTTTCCAGTCAAAGGGCGATCGGTGCAGCCAGCGGCTGTCCTCCGATTTGTCCGGGTCCTCGAGGAAGCTGTAGTCATTGAGCGAGGCGATTTCGTCGCCCAGGTAGATCAGCGGTACGCCGCCGATCGTCATGATGACGCCGTGCAACAGCAGGACGCGCTTGATCGCCAGGTCGATGGCGGTCTCGTCGTTCTCTTCGATGGCTTTTTCCAGGCCGCACAGCGAGGCGCAGGTGCCCGAGACGCGGGCCTGGCCGGTGTCCGGGTCCTCCTGAAACTTGGACCCGCGCGCGAAGCTCTCCTCAAAGCTGCCCGTGTAGAAATCGGTAAGGAAGCGGCGGTGATCGGCGGGGTTAATGCCCGCCTGCTCCACATCGTCGTCGCCGAAGCCCCAGCCGATGTCGTCGTGACAGCGGACGTAGTTCACCCAGGCGCAGCCGTCGTCAATCTGGAAGCGGTGGCGCATGGCGCGGCGGAGGATGCGGCAATCCTGCGTGGCCAGGGCCTCCCAGAGCAGGGCCATCAGCTGGGGGTTGTACGACAGCTCGCACTTGTCGAGGCTGATGTACTTCCGGACCTCGTCGGGGTGGACGATGGCTTCGGACTTGAACACCATGGCCGGCGCGGCAATGTCCTTGAGCGCATTGAAGGCCTGCACAAGCCGGTGCGCCCCTTCGAGGTTCTGGCAGCCGGTGCCGATTTCCTTCCACGTAAACGCAATGGCGTCCAGGCGCAGGGCCTCGACGCCGCGGTTGGCGAGGAAGAGCATCTCCTCCATCATCCCGCGGAACACCTCGGGGTTTTCGTAATTCAGGTCCCACTGAAAGTTGTAAAACGAGGTCCACACCCATTTCCGGATCGGGTTGCGGTAGCTGAAGCACCCGGGGAACTCGTCCGGAAACACCGTCGCAATGCTCTTCTCGTACGCGTCCGGCATCGTCCGGTCGGGATACATGCGGTAGTAGGCCTGGTAGTCTTCGTCGCCGGCCAGGGCGCGTTTGGCCCACTGGTGCTCGTCGGAGGTGTGGTTGAAGACGAAGTCCAGCACAAGCGAAATCCCGCGCTGACGCAACTCCGAGGCCAGGTGCTCGATATCGTCCATCGTGCCCAGATCCGGGCTCACTTCCCGGTAGCTGCTCACCGCGTAGCCGCCGTCGTTGTCGCCCACCGGCGTCTTGAAGACCGGCATGAGGTGCAGGTAGGTGATGCCCAGGTCCGCCAGGTACGGGATGCGCCGGATGAGCCCCTTGAGATCCTCCGCGAAGAGATCCACGTAGCACATCGCGCCCACGACGCGGTGGGACTGGTACCAGTGCGGGTCGTGCTCGCGCAGGGCGTCGAGCGCCTTCAACTGGGGCGCCCGCTCGATCCAGTAGCGTGTGGCGGCGGCCAGAATCGCCTCCACGTGGTAGAAAAAGTCGTATTCCCGCCCGTAGAGGTAATGGAGGCTGCGAAAAAGGCGATCAAAGTTCCGGCGGAGCCGATCCTCGTAGCCCGCCCAGGCGTCCGGGTCGATCTGCGACTCAAACTGCGCCTGCAACCGGGGCAGGATCCGTTCCAACGTGGCGGTTACCCGCCGCCGCATAATCCGTTCTTCTTCCGCTGGCGGTGTGGTCATGCGCCGTTCCTGGCTGGTTGCGCCCCGTACTGCCAATGCCCGCCCGAGGCCATTGGGGGATTCTATCGGATGCCTTCCCGCAGCTTCAAGGCGTGACGGATTCCCAGCGCCGGGAATAAGGACGGAATTTGACATGTTCATCCTATTGTGTGCGGGAAGAGCGGGTTTGGTTCGCTTTTCATACTTTGAGCACCTTTCCGCATGGCTGGGTGGGCCTGGCCCACGGTGAGGTCGCGACCGCTCGCGGCGGCGCGCAAGACAGAAGGGGTTGCCATGCGACGTATTTCTGTAGTGGCGGTAGACGACGATGAAGTTGATTTGGAGGCCTTGCGGCGGACTCTGGCGGCCTGCGACGAGTACTGCGTCGAGTTCAACGGATACCGGAGTTGGGAGCAGGCGCAAGATGCCCTGACTGATCGCGCGGTAGACGTCATTTTTCTCGATTTCTTCCTGGGCAACATCACGGGCACCCGCCTGCTGAAGGAGCTTCGGGAGCGGGGCGATCTCCGGCCCGTGATTATGCTGACCGGAAACGGCAACGAGGGGACGGCCAAGGAGAGCATCCGTCTGGGGGCGTCCGACTACCTCTCCAAGAGCAAGCTTACGCCGGAGGTGCTGGTCCGGGCGATAGAATCGGCCCACCGGGAGTACAAGCTGCGGATGGAAAACGCCTACCTCGAGCAGGAACTGCGCGCCTCCCGGCACCTGGAAGCCATCGGCACGCTGGCCGGGGGTG
This genomic window contains:
- a CDS encoding cyclomaltodextrinase C-terminal domain-containing protein; this translates as MTTPPAEEERIMRRRVTATLERILPRLQAQFESQIDPDAWAGYEDRLRRNFDRLFRSLHYLYGREYDFFYHVEAILAAATRYWIERAPQLKALDALREHDPHWYQSHRVVGAMCYVDLFAEDLKGLIRRIPYLADLGITYLHLMPVFKTPVGDNDGGYAVSSYREVSPDLGTMDDIEHLASELRQRGISLVLDFVFNHTSDEHQWAKRALAGDEDYQAYYRMYPDRTMPDAYEKSIATVFPDEFPGCFSYRNPIRKWVWTSFYNFQWDLNYENPEVFRGMMEEMLFLANRGVEALRLDAIAFTWKEIGTGCQNLEGAHRLVQAFNALKDIAAPAMVFKSEAIVHPDEVRKYISLDKCELSYNPQLMALLWEALATQDCRILRRAMRHRFQIDDGCAWVNYVRCHDDIGWGFGDDDVEQAGINPADHRRFLTDFYTGSFEESFARGSKFQEDPDTGQARVSGTCASLCGLEKAIEENDETAIDLAIKRVLLLHGVIMTIGGVPLIYLGDEIASLNDYSFLEDPDKSEDSRWLHRSPFDWKKAESRWDIESIPGRVYNGIARLITLRHQNPAFTRADTDIFDPGNDRVFAYFRVHENHTSLVFANFSAETQLIDAKRLRQLGMRKSMADLLTGRTILAAKHLELAPYQFCVLARSGG